One genomic segment of Streptomyces sp. NBC_00239 includes these proteins:
- a CDS encoding SDR family oxidoreductase: protein MLAGQKALVTGANSGIGLATAVALGRAGADVVVNYVVGADEAEKVVAKIKAFGVRAYAHEADVSDEGQVVAMLDRMVEEFGTIDIMVANAGLQRDANVTEMSLAQWQKVIDVNLTGQFLCAREATKEFMRRGVVEEVSRSAGKIVCMSSVHQIIPWAGHVNYASAKGGVGMLMQTLAQELAPHRIRVNAIAPGAIRTPINRDAWSTPEAEADLLRLIPYRRVGDPDDIANAVVAVASDLFDYVVGATLYVDGGMTLFPGFATGG from the coding sequence CTGCTGGCGGGCCAGAAGGCGCTGGTGACCGGCGCCAACTCGGGCATCGGGCTGGCGACCGCCGTCGCTCTGGGCCGGGCCGGAGCGGACGTCGTTGTGAACTACGTCGTCGGCGCGGACGAGGCGGAGAAGGTCGTGGCGAAAATCAAGGCTTTCGGGGTGCGCGCCTACGCCCACGAGGCCGACGTGTCCGACGAGGGCCAAGTGGTCGCCATGCTGGACCGGATGGTCGAGGAGTTCGGCACCATCGACATCATGGTGGCCAACGCGGGCCTCCAGCGGGACGCGAACGTGACGGAGATGTCGCTCGCCCAGTGGCAGAAGGTCATCGACGTCAATCTGACCGGCCAGTTCCTCTGTGCGCGGGAGGCCACCAAGGAGTTCATGCGACGCGGTGTGGTGGAAGAGGTGTCCCGTTCCGCCGGGAAGATCGTCTGCATGAGCTCGGTCCACCAGATCATCCCGTGGGCGGGACATGTGAACTACGCCTCCGCCAAGGGCGGTGTGGGCATGCTGATGCAGACGCTCGCCCAGGAACTGGCCCCCCACCGGATCCGGGTGAACGCGATCGCGCCGGGCGCGATCCGCACACCGATCAACCGCGACGCCTGGTCGACCCCGGAGGCCGAGGCCGACCTCCTGCGGCTCATCCCGTACCGCCGGGTGGGCGATCCCGACGACATCGCCAACGCCGTGGTCGCCGTGGCCTCCGACCTTTTCGACTACGTCGTGGGCGCCACGCTCTACGTCGACGGTGGAATGACGCTCTTCCCCGGCTTCGCCACAGGGGGCTGA